One window of the Candidatus Rokuibacteriota bacterium genome contains the following:
- a CDS encoding redoxin domain-containing protein, with translation MTTIEPRPPVQPGEPAPDFTLPAVQRAGTVSLADYRGRSPLLLALFRGVYCPMCRRHIAQLGFTQEKLRALGVETLGIVATKPEHARLYFRLHPTRVALAADPELSTHRAYGVPKPPVTPELTQAVESLRLNPSGELPEPLPVSEMIQALNRLDRFEPAPTDQEDAQRQFPQLIGQFLLDRGGIVRWVNIEAKEGLNGIGKFPTGDELLAVARSLAT, from the coding sequence ATGACCACCATCGAACCGCGACCCCCAGTGCAACCCGGAGAGCCCGCGCCGGACTTCACACTGCCGGCGGTCCAGCGTGCCGGCACCGTGTCGCTGGCTGACTACCGCGGCAGGAGCCCGCTGCTGCTGGCGCTGTTCCGCGGGGTCTACTGCCCGATGTGCCGCCGCCACATCGCGCAGCTCGGCTTCACCCAGGAGAAGCTCCGGGCGCTCGGTGTCGAGACGCTCGGCATCGTCGCCACCAAGCCGGAACATGCCCGCCTCTACTTCCGCCTTCATCCCACCCGCGTTGCGTTGGCCGCCGACCCGGAGCTGAGCACGCACCGGGCCTACGGGGTGCCGAAGCCGCCGGTCACGCCGGAGCTGACGCAGGCCGTGGAGTCCCTCCGCCTGAACCCGAGCGGCGAGCTGCCCGAGCCGCTGCCGGTGAGCGAGATGATCCAGGCGCTGAATCGCCTGGATCGCTTCGAGCCGGCCCCGACCGACCAGGAGGATGCGCAGCGGCAGTTCCCTCAGCTCATCGGGCAGTTCCTGCTGGATCGGGGCGGCATCGTTCGCTGGGTCAACATCGAGGCCAAGGAAGGGTTGAACGGTATCGGCAAGTTTCCGACGGGCGACGAGCTTCTGGCCGTGGCCCGGTCGCTCGCGACGTGA
- a CDS encoding AAA family ATPase — MRCSHCSFEVAADFNFCPKCGRQLSRQCPNCAYVCPPEFRYCPRCGTEVSTGVAARAQPPVSAARPPAQAELTRSESVEAERRPVTLLFADVVGFTSLADKLDPEELRSLMMGCFQTLAEEIRRYDGFIEKFIGDAIVAIFGAPTAHEDDPERAVRAALSMQRQLGQLRAGADDVTGGALTMRIGINTGLVVAGAVGEGKDYGVVGDAVNVAARLQQVGAPGKITVSEETYRLIRRAFDCRPLGPVALKGKAEPVQAFEVVGAASGRAPTLDSEARVPLVGREEELGQLLELLSRARKGRTQVVNVVGEAGIGKSRLLAEFLRRLDADGVLSSIVLYQTACPAVGSEAYRVFIDFFRACFGLRPEESAAEARAKITGTLQAMGAAVERVIPVVEHFLGVRDEALHTEQLDPEQLKRQLGLAVREICDCQARLRPVLLVVEDFQWADAASVELLASLADRAPDRPLMVLLVARSTPQAGTIYSARVDSTVIRLHPLTLEESQALVGRLVGPLAPQSQPLFDELVTQRAAGNPFFLGEAARSLMDRGVLVSTPGGLRLAADVTSLEVPSTVQGILLSRLDRLEPAAKQLLLEAAVLGPRFDAEVLSRIASQPQELHDRLDALVSADLLAEAPDAGGRSEYRFRNSLIQEVAYASLLRRRRSALHELTARTLEQLHAQHLDEYLSELAHHYSLSDNRERALEYLLRFGDHAVRIYANRDAVRAYRRALELVEAQRDHSVLRAKVLEKLADATQALGEPEVALQHWEAALAHYAALDNKNSMASVQRKIGLAWWNRGDREKALECFERGLDLLAQAPEGIEAALLYHELGRLHFRIGDDERASHWARRALDLGERLRAHEVVSQAFNTVGVSIARRGALEEGIANVEQSLQTALQHELLAAACRAYANLGMLLAAVDRERAVRYCEEGLALAKKIGDLFQQSWLYTSMASSYCSFTGDCAQGIEAARASIALDQQLGQRNHLPIPLVLLGQIHQCQNQFEESERYYLEAVAIAEEIGEPQLLFPCYDGLATLYLAMGETAKAEAYLAQGHELCEKTGYAPDALIMLPFLS, encoded by the coding sequence ATGCGCTGTTCCCACTGCTCGTTCGAGGTTGCGGCAGATTTCAACTTCTGCCCCAAGTGCGGCCGCCAGCTGAGTCGGCAGTGCCCGAACTGCGCCTACGTCTGCCCCCCGGAGTTCCGCTACTGCCCCAGGTGCGGCACGGAGGTCTCGACCGGGGTGGCGGCTCGCGCCCAGCCGCCGGTCAGTGCCGCGCGACCTCCGGCGCAGGCGGAACTAACGCGCTCGGAATCCGTCGAGGCGGAGCGGAGACCGGTCACACTGCTCTTCGCCGACGTGGTGGGCTTCACCAGCCTGGCGGATAAGCTCGATCCGGAAGAGCTGAGAAGCCTGATGATGGGCTGCTTCCAGACGCTCGCTGAGGAGATCCGCCGCTACGACGGCTTCATCGAGAAGTTCATCGGCGATGCCATCGTGGCTATCTTCGGCGCCCCTACGGCGCACGAGGACGACCCGGAGCGGGCGGTGCGCGCGGCGCTGAGCATGCAGCGGCAACTGGGGCAGTTGCGGGCTGGCGCGGACGACGTCACAGGCGGGGCGCTCACCATGCGGATCGGCATCAACACGGGCCTCGTGGTGGCCGGCGCGGTGGGCGAGGGGAAGGATTACGGAGTGGTCGGCGACGCGGTCAACGTGGCCGCGCGGCTCCAGCAGGTCGGCGCGCCAGGCAAGATCACAGTCAGCGAGGAGACCTACCGGCTGATCCGAAGGGCGTTCGACTGCCGTCCTCTCGGGCCCGTCGCCTTGAAGGGGAAGGCAGAGCCGGTCCAAGCGTTTGAGGTGGTCGGAGCCGCAAGCGGGCGCGCCCCGACCCTCGATAGCGAAGCGCGGGTGCCCCTGGTCGGGCGCGAGGAGGAGCTGGGACAGCTCCTGGAGCTCTTGTCGCGTGCCCGGAAGGGAAGGACGCAGGTCGTGAATGTCGTCGGCGAGGCGGGGATCGGCAAATCCCGCCTCCTCGCCGAGTTCCTCCGCCGACTCGACGCCGACGGAGTGCTCTCCTCCATCGTCCTCTACCAGACGGCCTGCCCGGCGGTCGGGAGCGAGGCCTATCGTGTCTTCATCGACTTTTTCCGGGCGTGCTTCGGGCTGAGGCCCGAGGAGAGCGCCGCGGAGGCCAGGGCTAAGATCACGGGCACCCTCCAGGCCATGGGCGCGGCGGTGGAGCGCGTGATCCCGGTCGTGGAGCACTTCCTGGGCGTTCGGGATGAGGCGCTTCACACCGAGCAGCTGGACCCGGAGCAGCTCAAGCGTCAGCTCGGTCTCGCCGTCAGGGAGATCTGCGACTGCCAGGCCCGGCTCCGCCCCGTTCTCCTGGTCGTGGAGGACTTCCAGTGGGCCGATGCCGCCTCCGTCGAGCTGCTCGCCTCGCTGGCGGATCGGGCCCCGGACCGGCCGCTGATGGTGCTTCTGGTGGCCCGCTCGACTCCGCAGGCGGGAACGATCTACAGCGCACGGGTGGATTCCACCGTCATCCGTCTCCACCCGCTGACCCTGGAGGAGAGCCAGGCCCTGGTGGGGAGGCTCGTCGGGCCGCTGGCGCCTCAGTCCCAGCCCCTGTTTGATGAGCTTGTGACGCAACGGGCGGCGGGGAACCCCTTTTTCCTCGGAGAAGCCGCGCGCTCGCTGATGGACCGGGGCGTCCTTGTCAGCACGCCGGGGGGGCTGCGCCTGGCCGCTGACGTGACGAGCCTGGAAGTCCCGTCCACCGTCCAGGGGATCCTCCTCTCGCGCTTGGATCGCCTCGAGCCGGCGGCCAAGCAGCTGCTCCTCGAAGCGGCCGTGCTCGGTCCCCGCTTCGATGCGGAAGTGCTCAGCCGGATCGCGAGCCAGCCCCAGGAGCTTCACGACCGTCTGGACGCCCTGGTCAGCGCCGACTTGCTGGCGGAGGCTCCCGATGCCGGCGGGCGGTCGGAATACCGCTTTCGCAACTCGCTCATCCAGGAGGTGGCGTACGCGAGCCTGCTGCGTCGCCGGCGGTCTGCCCTCCACGAGCTGACGGCACGAACCCTGGAGCAGCTCCATGCCCAGCACCTGGACGAGTACCTCTCCGAGCTGGCCCATCACTACAGCCTGAGCGACAACCGGGAGCGCGCGCTCGAGTATCTCCTTCGGTTCGGCGATCACGCCGTCCGGATCTATGCGAACCGGGACGCGGTCCGCGCCTACCGCCGCGCCCTCGAGCTTGTCGAAGCGCAGCGGGACCACTCCGTACTCCGGGCGAAGGTGCTCGAGAAGCTAGCCGATGCGACTCAGGCCCTGGGCGAGCCGGAGGTAGCGCTCCAGCACTGGGAGGCTGCCCTGGCGCACTATGCGGCGCTCGACAACAAGAATTCCATGGCCTCGGTCCAGAGGAAAATCGGGCTGGCGTGGTGGAACCGCGGCGACCGTGAAAAAGCGCTGGAGTGCTTCGAGCGCGGCCTGGATCTTCTGGCCCAGGCGCCCGAAGGCATCGAGGCAGCTCTCCTCTACCACGAGCTGGGCCGCCTCCACTTCCGGATCGGCGACGATGAGCGGGCCAGTCACTGGGCGCGACGCGCGCTGGACCTCGGGGAACGGCTCCGCGCTCACGAGGTCGTCTCCCAGGCCTTCAATACCGTTGGGGTGTCGATCGCGCGTCGGGGCGCGCTCGAAGAAGGCATCGCAAACGTCGAGCAGAGCCTCCAGACGGCTCTCCAGCACGAACTGCTCGCCGCCGCCTGCCGGGCCTACGCGAACCTGGGGATGCTGCTGGCCGCGGTCGACCGGGAGCGCGCGGTGCGGTACTGCGAGGAAGGGCTGGCGCTGGCCAAGAAGATCGGCGATCTTTTTCAGCAGTCCTGGCTCTACACCAGCATGGCTAGCAGCTACTGCTCGTTCACGGGGGACTGCGCCCAGGGCATCGAGGCGGCGAGGGCGTCCATCGCGCTCGACCAGCAGCTCGGCCAGCGCAACCACCTGCCGATCCCCCTGGTCCTGCTCGGCCAGATCCATCAGTGCCAGAATCAGTTCGAAGAGAGCGAGCGCTACTATCTGGAGGCGGTGGCCATTGCCGAGGAGATCGGCGAGCCCCAGCTCCTCTTCCCCTGTTACGACGGGCTGGCGACCCTGTATCTGGCCATGGGCGAGACCGCGAAGGCGGAGGCGTACCTCGCCCAGGGCCACGAGCTGTGCGAGAAGACCGGGTATGCCCCCGACGCGCTGATCATGCTGCCGTTCCTGAGCTGA
- a CDS encoding ABC transporter permease: MTDHRVPVPDRTRFLERRQFPLVRVVALVGLVVLWEIFTRIRWVPPLFLPSPLGVLRSGGQMLVTGELLGHLATSLQRIVLGFGLGALGGISVGLAVGFWSLAEAVGNPVIAATFPIPKIALLPLLILWLGIGEASKVAVIALGVFFPMAINTFTGVRTADPLLIRAAVAFGAGHLSLIRKVILPSALPMIFAGLKLGAGTSLLLLVAAEMIAAQSGIGFLILHAQNLMETTKLMVGIVVLSCLGVSAHWFLARLERLVIPWKP, encoded by the coding sequence ATGACCGATCACCGTGTACCGGTGCCGGACCGGACTCGTTTTCTCGAGCGGAGGCAGTTCCCGCTGGTGCGGGTCGTCGCGCTGGTGGGGCTGGTCGTGCTCTGGGAGATCTTCACCCGGATCCGCTGGGTGCCTCCGCTCTTCCTCCCGTCGCCCCTCGGGGTGTTGCGCTCTGGAGGCCAGATGCTGGTCACGGGCGAGCTGCTGGGTCACCTGGCCACGAGCCTCCAGCGGATCGTCCTCGGGTTCGGCCTCGGCGCGCTCGGCGGGATCAGCGTCGGGCTGGCGGTCGGGTTCTGGAGCCTGGCCGAGGCGGTGGGGAATCCCGTCATCGCCGCCACGTTCCCGATCCCGAAGATCGCGCTCCTCCCGCTCCTCATCCTCTGGCTCGGCATCGGGGAGGCCTCGAAGGTGGCGGTCATCGCGCTCGGCGTCTTTTTCCCGATGGCGATCAACACGTTCACCGGCGTCCGCACCGCGGATCCGCTCCTGATCCGCGCGGCGGTCGCCTTCGGGGCCGGGCACCTGAGCCTGATCCGCAAGGTGATCCTGCCCTCGGCGCTCCCGATGATCTTCGCCGGGCTCAAGCTGGGCGCCGGGACCTCGCTGCTCCTCCTGGTGGCGGCGGAGATGATCGCCGCCCAGTCCGGCATCGGGTTTTTGATCCTCCACGCCCAGAACCTGATGGAGACCACCAAGCTCATGGTCGGGATCGTGGTGCTCTCCTGCCTCGGTGTCTCGGCTCACTGGTTCCTGGCGCGCCTGGAGCGCCTGGTCATCCCCTGGAAACCGTAG
- a CDS encoding ABC transporter ATP-binding protein — protein MRVVIAGLSKTYRERSGQPVEALRQVSLTVGSEEFLALVGPSGCGKSTLLNILAGLLAPTDGAVYFEGVPDPTRPLTAMVFQEFALFPWRTVLANVTFGLEERGLPKAEREARARRYLDLVGLVGFESKYPHQLSGGMRQRVGIARALAVEPGVLLMDEPFSALDAQTRQLLQEELLRIWGQTRKTVLYVTHNIHEAVFMADRVAVLSRRPGRLIEIVPVALERPRHEGMLGELAFLSAVERIWGLIRSQAQAALAETTA, from the coding sequence TTGCGCGTGGTGATTGCCGGGCTCTCGAAGACCTACCGGGAGCGCTCGGGCCAGCCCGTGGAGGCCCTGCGCCAGGTCAGCTTGACGGTCGGGAGCGAGGAGTTCCTCGCCCTGGTCGGGCCCTCCGGCTGCGGCAAGTCCACGCTCCTCAACATTCTGGCCGGGCTCCTGGCTCCGACCGACGGCGCGGTCTACTTCGAAGGCGTGCCCGATCCGACCCGTCCACTCACCGCCATGGTCTTTCAGGAGTTCGCGCTCTTCCCGTGGCGTACGGTGCTGGCCAACGTCACGTTCGGCCTCGAGGAGCGCGGGCTGCCGAAAGCCGAGCGGGAGGCCAGAGCCCGGCGCTACCTGGACCTGGTGGGGCTCGTCGGCTTCGAGTCCAAATACCCCCATCAGCTCTCGGGCGGCATGCGCCAGCGCGTGGGGATCGCGCGGGCGCTCGCCGTCGAGCCGGGGGTCCTGCTGATGGACGAGCCGTTTTCGGCCCTCGACGCCCAGACGCGTCAGCTCCTCCAGGAGGAGCTGCTGCGAATCTGGGGCCAGACGCGGAAGACGGTGCTCTACGTGACCCACAACATCCATGAGGCGGTCTTCATGGCTGACCGGGTGGCCGTGCTTTCGCGACGACCAGGTCGCCTCATCGAGATCGTGCCGGTGGCCCTGGAGCGGCCGCGCCACGAGGGCATGCTCGGCGAGCTGGCCTTCCTCTCGGCCGTCGAGCGGATCTGGGGCCTCATCCGGTCGCAGGCGCAGGCCGCGCTGGCTGAGACCACCGCATGA